In a genomic window of Occallatibacter riparius:
- a CDS encoding WecB/TagA/CpsF family glycosyltransferase, whose amino-acid sequence MGNATIEVAIEKPVHPKAELFGLPISLAKIDYVLAEMDRAIMAGETGHFISETNTESMYHGKRIESHGKFLRECDFSLCDGVGVVTAGLMWGYRVPRVNGPILVLEACDKGRRNNWRHFFYGGGEGIADEMARRLKLKYPGLNVVGTYCPPFRPLTPEEDEEIVKMINDAKPDIVWVGLGLLKQERWIAAHLGRIKTSWMAGEGGVFDYHSGNIPWAPAPLRALGLEWLFRLIVQPKLRYKRYWWSLVWAVQAILAGLFTLQFLRSKNK is encoded by the coding sequence ATGGGAAACGCAACGATTGAAGTCGCAATTGAAAAGCCAGTTCATCCCAAAGCCGAGCTTTTCGGGCTGCCGATCAGCCTGGCGAAGATCGACTATGTTCTCGCGGAGATGGACCGTGCCATCATGGCTGGTGAGACCGGGCACTTTATCTCCGAGACGAATACCGAGTCGATGTATCACGGCAAGCGCATCGAGAGCCACGGCAAGTTCCTTCGCGAGTGTGATTTCTCGCTCTGCGACGGGGTGGGGGTAGTGACCGCGGGACTGATGTGGGGATATCGCGTCCCCAGGGTCAATGGTCCGATCCTGGTGCTGGAGGCCTGTGACAAGGGGCGCCGCAACAACTGGCGCCACTTCTTTTACGGCGGCGGAGAAGGCATAGCGGATGAGATGGCACGCCGCTTGAAGCTCAAGTATCCCGGTCTCAACGTAGTTGGGACATACTGCCCACCGTTCCGTCCTCTGACGCCGGAGGAGGACGAGGAGATCGTGAAGATGATCAACGATGCCAAGCCGGACATCGTCTGGGTGGGACTCGGCCTGCTGAAGCAGGAAAGGTGGATCGCTGCTCATCTGGGCCGTATCAAGACAAGCTGGATGGCGGGTGAAGGCGGTGTATTCGACTATCACTCCGGAAACATCCCGTGGGCGCCGGCGCCATTGCGGGCCCTCGGCCTGGAGTGGCTTTTCCGGCTGATTGTGCAACCGAAGCTGCGCTACAAGCGGTACTGGTGGTCGCTGGTATGGGCAGTTCAGGCGATCCTCGCCGGCCTGTTTACGCTGCAATTCCTTCGTTCCAAGAACAAATAA
- a CDS encoding D-sedoheptulose-7-phosphate isomerase, with the protein MSNLTASEFLPAYFEEYRRLAFDSEIHAIIERFAELAAAVRDRGGKLMFAGNGASASTSEHGAVDFTKQGKIRAITFHDPNLITCFANDYGYDNWMAKAIEHHAGPEDAVVLISVSGNSPSVVNAAKYAKSIGLPVVSFTGRKVDNPLKQLADIDFFVPSDAYNVVECIHCIWLTATIDLVIGKAVYETRAVALA; encoded by the coding sequence GTGAGCAACCTTACAGCAAGTGAATTTCTTCCAGCCTACTTCGAGGAATACCGAAGGCTCGCATTTGATTCTGAGATTCATGCCATCATCGAACGCTTTGCCGAACTCGCCGCGGCCGTCCGCGATCGTGGCGGAAAACTGATGTTTGCCGGCAACGGGGCGAGTGCGTCGACATCCGAACATGGCGCGGTGGACTTCACCAAGCAGGGCAAGATCCGTGCGATCACCTTTCACGACCCAAATTTGATTACGTGTTTCGCCAATGACTATGGTTACGACAATTGGATGGCCAAGGCGATTGAGCACCATGCGGGTCCCGAAGACGCTGTAGTACTAATCAGCGTGTCGGGCAACTCCCCATCGGTTGTGAATGCAGCAAAATACGCCAAGTCGATAGGCTTGCCCGTAGTGAGTTTTACGGGGCGCAAGGTGGATAATCCACTCAAGCAGCTGGCCGATATTGATTTCTTCGTGCCCTCAGACGCATACAACGTGGTGGAATGCATCCATTGCATCTGGCTCACTGCCACGATCGACCTGGTGATCGGTAAAGCCGTGTATGAGACGCGGGCGGTAGCTCTGGCGTAG
- a CDS encoding acylneuraminate cytidylyltransferase family protein, with the protein MGKIIAMIPARMGSQRLAQKNLRTLRGVPLIVRAIRKCQEANCFDEIWVNSEDAAFAPIAQVEGVGFHQRPAELGNNQATSEDFVKEFFRAHDCERLAQVHSIAPLLTAAEVKAFMDAWLNSSHDVMLSCIHDQIEVAYQNKPVNFSFAEKTNSQDLQPTQRITWSITGWKRASFLEAAAADKNSTYYGSVGFYPVSSISGHVIKTQTDLDIAEALLNIIEPAAVTVSQ; encoded by the coding sequence ATGGGAAAAATCATCGCAATGATTCCGGCACGTATGGGCTCGCAACGGTTGGCCCAAAAGAACCTCCGCACTTTGCGCGGTGTGCCCTTGATCGTTCGTGCCATTCGCAAGTGCCAGGAAGCCAATTGCTTCGATGAGATATGGGTGAATTCAGAGGATGCGGCCTTCGCGCCCATTGCCCAGGTAGAGGGCGTGGGGTTCCATCAGCGCCCGGCGGAGCTGGGCAATAATCAGGCTACCTCCGAAGACTTCGTCAAGGAGTTCTTCCGCGCTCACGACTGCGAGCGATTGGCGCAGGTGCATTCCATTGCGCCGCTCCTTACCGCAGCCGAAGTGAAAGCCTTCATGGACGCGTGGCTGAACAGCAGTCACGACGTCATGCTCTCGTGCATTCACGACCAAATTGAAGTTGCGTATCAGAATAAGCCCGTCAACTTCAGCTTTGCCGAAAAGACAAATAGCCAGGACCTGCAGCCAACGCAACGCATCACCTGGTCCATCACCGGTTGGAAGCGAGCGAGTTTTCTCGAAGCTGCTGCAGCGGACAAGAACTCCACGTATTACGGTTCTGTCGGATTCTATCCGGTGAGTTCGATCTCCGGACACGTAATCAAGACGCAGACCGATCTCGATATCGCCGAGGCGCTCTTGAATATCATCGAGCCGGCTGCGGTGACGGTCAGCCAATGA
- a CDS encoding NAD-dependent epimerase/dehydratase family protein translates to MKQALVCGAGGFIASHMVKRLKQEGFWVRGVDLKYPEFSETPADDFVIGDLRDQSLCREIVDRKYDEVYQFAADMGGAGYIFTGEHDADVMSNSATINLNMVEACRKRNVKRVFYSSSACMYPAYNQEDPNNPNCAESSAYPAAPDSEYGWEKLFSERLYLAYHRNYKMESRVGRFHNIFGPEGTWTGGKEKAPAAMCRKVAQAKDGDTIQIWGDGKQTRSFLIVDECIEGVLRLTRSDKTGPYNIGSEEMVSINQLVEMVMEIAGKKIHVEHIPGPTGVRGRNSDNTLIAKELGWAPSQSLRQGLETTYAWVEEQVRKGQK, encoded by the coding sequence TTGAAACAAGCATTGGTTTGCGGCGCTGGCGGCTTTATTGCCAGCCATATGGTGAAACGGTTGAAGCAGGAGGGTTTTTGGGTGCGCGGGGTTGATCTAAAGTACCCTGAGTTTTCTGAGACCCCAGCAGATGATTTTGTGATCGGAGATTTGCGGGACCAGAGTCTCTGTCGCGAGATCGTGGATCGCAAGTACGACGAGGTTTACCAGTTTGCTGCTGACATGGGGGGCGCGGGATATATCTTCACGGGCGAACACGACGCGGACGTGATGAGCAACTCAGCGACCATCAACCTGAATATGGTCGAGGCGTGCCGTAAACGCAACGTGAAGCGGGTGTTCTATTCGTCGTCGGCCTGCATGTACCCGGCGTACAACCAGGAAGACCCCAACAATCCGAACTGCGCGGAGAGCTCGGCTTATCCCGCGGCGCCCGATAGCGAATACGGGTGGGAGAAGCTCTTCAGCGAGCGGCTCTACCTGGCCTATCACCGGAACTACAAGATGGAGAGCCGGGTGGGCCGGTTCCACAACATCTTTGGGCCGGAGGGCACGTGGACAGGCGGCAAGGAAAAGGCTCCGGCCGCGATGTGCCGCAAAGTGGCGCAGGCCAAGGACGGCGACACGATCCAGATCTGGGGTGACGGCAAGCAGACGCGCTCCTTCCTGATCGTGGACGAGTGCATCGAAGGCGTGCTGCGGCTCACCCGATCCGACAAGACCGGACCGTACAATATCGGATCGGAAGAGATGGTTTCCATCAACCAGCTAGTGGAGATGGTGATGGAGATCGCCGGGAAGAAGATACACGTGGAACACATCCCCGGCCCCACGGGCGTGCGTGGCCGCAATTCCGACAACACGCTGATCGCGAAGGAACTGGGCTGGGCGCCGTCGCAGTCATTGCGACAGGGGCTGGAGACCACATATGCGTGGGTCGAGGAGCAGGTTCGCAAGGGCCAGAAGTAG
- a CDS encoding GumC family protein: MDIQIEKDPTLRDLVRIYQRRRSVVYGIMTTIGVLTIIYCLVCTRRYEATGLIQVQKQGMDGMGLEDLMGGASGGDSSPLSANIEIQTQANILQSDTLALRTIEQLGLEQNQDFRPHWNPLGWAFELVSPKGVGDPSGVKLEDAPVRRSKALKVFSKNLKVKPVTGTRIIEIDYLNPDPKVAAAVINTLTRNLSDYAYETRFQATNKASQWLGDQLGDLRKDSEDLQAKVVNLQRESGVYSLGTTDSTGREQAYSGVLDRLQQATTALTTATQNRILKGAISKAAETGDAEMLSGLAGNALPGASAGAATALSLVQSLRQQQAAEQATLKEAEVKYGPAYPKLSEMRGNLAGIQHSIDQEIGRIRGRAASDFQIATATEASARKAYENAKREADILNNKAIEYVIVRQEAEQSRGLYEDLLKRLKEAGVLEGLKSSNITLIDPGRAPAKPKTPNVPLYMMTALVGGWVLGCCGAFLVDNLDNKVISVDDLEDLFKLSPLGVLPKMELPVSQTDPSKRILALADPGSNYVEALRSIKTALLLSQTEAPPKTILVTSSIAGEGKSFCSLNLAIILAQGGRRTLIIDTDLRRGTLRQRLGISHRPGLSDLLAGQQATPPILAVPGIDNLHVLLAGATPPNPTDLLESESMKNWLHKFRHEYDFVVLDSAPVLPVTDSVALNTLTDSTLLIVRSRVSERPQAQRSYQLLRRDGQHYVGLILNGMDVSDSSYYGYHGYRRHGYRYSEEDNRVD, from the coding sequence GTGGATATACAGATAGAGAAGGACCCTACCCTACGAGACTTGGTGCGCATCTATCAGCGGCGACGGTCCGTGGTGTACGGAATCATGACCACCATTGGTGTCCTGACTATCATTTATTGCTTGGTGTGTACGCGTCGCTATGAGGCCACGGGGCTGATCCAAGTGCAAAAGCAGGGCATGGACGGCATGGGACTGGAAGATCTCATGGGGGGCGCTTCCGGGGGCGATTCGAGTCCGCTGTCGGCGAACATCGAGATCCAGACGCAGGCCAACATCCTCCAGTCAGACACTCTGGCGCTGAGGACCATCGAGCAGTTGGGCCTGGAGCAGAATCAGGATTTCCGTCCACACTGGAATCCACTTGGTTGGGCGTTCGAACTGGTATCGCCCAAGGGAGTGGGGGACCCGTCCGGAGTCAAGCTGGAAGATGCTCCAGTGCGGCGATCAAAAGCGCTGAAGGTTTTCTCCAAGAACTTGAAGGTCAAGCCGGTCACCGGTACCCGAATAATTGAGATTGACTATCTAAACCCCGATCCAAAAGTTGCGGCGGCGGTAATTAATACATTGACCCGCAACCTTTCGGACTATGCATATGAGACCCGCTTTCAGGCGACCAACAAGGCTTCGCAGTGGCTGGGTGATCAACTCGGTGATCTGCGCAAAGATAGCGAAGACCTTCAAGCGAAAGTCGTCAACCTTCAAAGGGAGTCAGGCGTTTATAGCCTGGGTACGACAGATTCCACCGGGCGCGAGCAGGCTTATTCCGGGGTGCTGGACCGGTTGCAGCAGGCCACCACGGCGCTGACTACCGCGACCCAGAATCGGATTTTGAAGGGGGCGATTTCGAAGGCGGCGGAGACTGGAGACGCCGAAATGCTCTCCGGTCTTGCAGGTAACGCTCTACCCGGCGCCTCCGCCGGAGCGGCCACCGCCCTGAGCCTGGTACAGAGTCTGCGCCAACAGCAGGCAGCGGAGCAGGCGACGCTGAAAGAAGCCGAGGTAAAATACGGCCCGGCATATCCGAAATTGTCAGAAATGCGTGGCAATCTTGCTGGAATTCAGCATTCGATTGACCAAGAAATAGGGCGTATCAGGGGCCGCGCTGCAAGCGATTTCCAGATAGCTACGGCGACCGAAGCGAGCGCGCGCAAGGCCTACGAAAATGCCAAGCGCGAGGCCGATATCCTCAATAACAAGGCCATCGAGTATGTCATCGTCCGCCAAGAGGCGGAGCAGAGCCGTGGTCTCTACGAGGATTTGCTGAAGCGACTGAAAGAGGCCGGTGTTTTGGAGGGGCTGAAGTCATCGAATATCACCTTGATCGATCCGGGTCGCGCGCCGGCGAAGCCTAAAACACCGAACGTGCCGCTCTATATGATGACTGCCCTGGTGGGCGGCTGGGTCTTGGGATGCTGCGGAGCCTTTCTGGTCGATAACCTGGACAACAAGGTCATTTCAGTAGACGACCTGGAGGACTTGTTCAAGCTGTCGCCGCTCGGCGTTCTGCCGAAGATGGAACTGCCGGTCAGCCAGACGGATCCCAGTAAGAGAATCTTGGCGCTGGCTGATCCGGGTTCCAACTACGTCGAGGCGCTGCGGTCTATCAAGACGGCGCTGCTCTTATCGCAAACCGAAGCTCCACCGAAGACCATTCTGGTAACAAGCAGCATCGCCGGCGAGGGCAAGTCATTCTGCTCACTGAACCTGGCCATTATTCTAGCCCAGGGCGGACGGCGGACGCTGATCATCGATACAGACCTTCGCCGGGGAACCTTGCGGCAAAGGCTGGGGATTTCTCACAGGCCTGGCCTCAGCGATTTGCTTGCTGGACAACAAGCGACTCCACCTATCTTGGCCGTTCCGGGAATCGATAATCTTCATGTTCTGTTAGCGGGTGCCACACCGCCTAACCCAACCGACCTTCTAGAGTCGGAATCCATGAAGAACTGGCTGCACAAGTTTCGCCATGAATATGACTTCGTAGTCCTCGACAGTGCCCCGGTGTTGCCTGTCACTGATTCGGTGGCGCTGAACACTTTGACAGATTCGACTTTGTTGATTGTGCGTTCCCGAGTTTCGGAGCGTCCGCAGGCGCAGCGGAGTTATCAGCTGCTGCGCAGAGACGGCCAGCATTACGTGGGACTCATTCTAAATGGCATGGACGTGAGCGACAGTTCTTACTATGGCTATCATGGTTATCGCAGGCATGGATACCGCTATTCTGAGGAGGATAACCGTGTTGACTAG
- a CDS encoding polysaccharide biosynthesis/export family protein: MLATLLVMGGAASAQKESLLIGPGDMLHVVVFDTPELEQHARVTDAGDFNLVMGGPVHVADLTPAEAARKVEETLKGAQLLNHPRVAIIVEEYATAKVSVLGEVKAPGAYAINTPRTVLDVLTLAGGLVPTADRKVMIERRGTKERVPYYVSNNADAALDTAVMVNPGDSIIVPKAGIVYVLGDVAHPGAYVMMNNESQLTVLQLIARAGGTNISAVPSHAKLIHKKDNSYVEEALPLSAMQKGNRADMALQTDDIIWVPFSYLRHFATNANQVAASIGAAAIYQF, from the coding sequence GTGTTAGCTACTTTGCTCGTAATGGGGGGGGCAGCATCCGCTCAGAAGGAAAGCCTGCTTATTGGTCCGGGCGACATGTTGCATGTGGTGGTTTTCGATACACCTGAACTGGAGCAGCACGCACGGGTAACAGATGCGGGTGATTTTAACCTGGTAATGGGTGGTCCCGTTCATGTGGCGGATCTCACTCCGGCGGAGGCGGCGCGCAAGGTGGAGGAGACTCTGAAGGGCGCGCAGCTCCTGAATCATCCGCGGGTAGCAATCATCGTAGAAGAATATGCCACAGCGAAGGTGTCGGTTCTTGGGGAAGTGAAAGCGCCCGGCGCGTACGCGATAAACACTCCGCGGACGGTGCTGGACGTCCTGACGCTGGCGGGAGGACTGGTTCCGACAGCCGACCGCAAGGTGATGATCGAGCGCAGAGGCACCAAGGAGAGGGTTCCATATTACGTTTCCAACAATGCTGACGCCGCTCTCGATACGGCTGTAATGGTCAATCCAGGGGATTCAATCATAGTTCCCAAAGCAGGAATTGTTTACGTCTTGGGAGACGTGGCCCATCCAGGCGCCTACGTGATGATGAATAACGAATCTCAGTTGACCGTCTTGCAACTCATCGCTCGTGCTGGCGGCACCAATATTTCCGCGGTCCCTTCTCACGCCAAGTTGATCCATAAAAAAGATAATTCGTATGTAGAAGAAGCTCTCCCATTGAGCGCGATGCAGAAGGGTAATCGGGCTGATATGGCTCTGCAAACCGACGATATCATTTGGGTTCCGTTTAGCTACTTACGCCATTTTGCCACGAATGCAAATCAAGTTGCCGCTAGCATTGGCGCCGCGGCAATCTATCAGTTCTGA
- a CDS encoding Gfo/Idh/MocA family protein codes for MRKIGIVGYGKMGKLRHDRIERSGRGKVVAVCDPYVKPEGLPDDVVVYDDWRQLTNDPQIDAVFIATANVHNKPVAIACMQAGKDVFCEKPPALTGDDMADIIKVEQATLRKLMYGFNHRLHGAVKHMRELIDNNRFGRVLWMRGRYGKSVDANFLNTWRANKELSGGGIMIDQGIHMLDLFLYLGGSFDEVQAMVSSLFWHQPGIEDNVFANFRNSKTGLVASLHSTMTQWRHLFSLEVFMERGYMVLNGLKTSSNSYGSEQLSIAMNRSKAPAATWEDEERLTYETDTSWDSEIRMFFDAVEKGAPITSGNSAQALAVMRLIDRIYENERHESEVLYTDLNVVRV; via the coding sequence ATGCGGAAGATTGGAATAGTGGGCTACGGAAAAATGGGCAAGCTGCGTCACGATCGCATCGAGCGATCCGGGCGCGGCAAGGTTGTCGCAGTCTGCGATCCTTACGTGAAACCGGAGGGTTTGCCCGACGACGTGGTGGTCTATGATGACTGGCGCCAGCTGACAAACGATCCGCAGATCGACGCGGTGTTTATTGCCACGGCCAACGTCCATAACAAGCCGGTCGCCATCGCCTGCATGCAGGCTGGTAAGGACGTGTTCTGTGAAAAGCCGCCGGCGCTCACGGGCGACGACATGGCCGACATCATCAAGGTTGAGCAGGCCACCCTCCGCAAGCTGATGTACGGCTTCAATCACCGGTTGCACGGCGCCGTCAAGCACATGCGCGAACTCATCGACAACAATCGATTCGGGCGCGTCCTGTGGATGCGAGGGCGCTACGGCAAGTCGGTGGATGCGAACTTCCTGAATACCTGGAGAGCCAACAAGGAACTGTCCGGCGGTGGCATCATGATCGACCAGGGCATCCACATGCTGGACTTGTTCCTCTATCTCGGCGGATCGTTCGACGAGGTCCAGGCGATGGTTTCCAGCCTTTTTTGGCACCAGCCCGGCATTGAAGACAACGTGTTCGCCAACTTCCGCAATTCCAAGACAGGCCTGGTCGCGTCGCTGCATTCCACCATGACCCAGTGGCGACATCTTTTCTCACTCGAAGTGTTCATGGAGCGCGGCTACATGGTGCTGAATGGATTGAAGACGTCGAGCAACAGCTACGGATCCGAACAGCTATCAATCGCAATGAACCGCTCCAAAGCGCCGGCTGCAACGTGGGAAGACGAAGAACGGCTCACCTACGAAACCGACACTTCGTGGGACAGCGAAATCCGCATGTTCTTTGATGCGGTGGAGAAAGGCGCGCCCATCACCTCGGGGAACTCCGCACAGGCTCTCGCGGTGATGCGCCTGATCGACCGCATCTACGAGAACGAACGCCACGAGTCGGAAGTTCTCTACACCGACCTGAATGTGGTGCGCGTATAG
- a CDS encoding 6-hydroxymethylpterin diphosphokinase MptE-like protein has translation MFLERTRKRWEELYSSIKGHDTWLVVGNGPSLRLEDVEAFDALGIPSIASNKINMVFNRTKWRPKLFTLADPLLLHKLPAEHYDNIERVLLPHTHVLMAKTPRKLQWRHLLNPEGEEKYLVRQEKLDPLNGFFVGGTITVPNLQLAMWAGAKTIYVIGCDHFYANENSKTGAKKSPHQGVSNHFDPNYRKPGEIVNEAPVDVMNRGYAVMRQIADQRGVRVVNISRKSALDAFERDTVENALESIKQAQEQTV, from the coding sequence GTGTTTCTGGAACGCACCAGAAAGCGCTGGGAAGAGCTCTACTCGAGCATCAAGGGGCACGACACCTGGCTGGTGGTGGGCAACGGACCATCGCTTCGGCTTGAAGACGTGGAAGCATTCGACGCACTGGGGATTCCATCAATCGCTTCGAACAAGATCAATATGGTATTCAACCGGACCAAGTGGCGTCCGAAGCTTTTCACGCTGGCGGACCCGCTGCTGCTCCACAAGTTGCCGGCCGAGCACTACGACAACATCGAACGGGTCCTACTCCCGCATACGCACGTTCTGATGGCCAAGACGCCTCGAAAGCTGCAGTGGCGGCACCTCCTCAATCCTGAAGGCGAGGAGAAATACCTTGTGCGGCAGGAGAAGCTGGATCCTCTGAACGGATTCTTCGTTGGCGGAACCATTACAGTTCCCAACCTGCAGCTGGCGATGTGGGCGGGCGCCAAGACGATCTACGTGATCGGATGCGATCACTTCTATGCCAACGAGAACAGCAAGACCGGGGCCAAGAAGTCGCCCCACCAGGGCGTTTCGAATCACTTCGATCCCAATTACCGCAAGCCTGGCGAGATTGTGAACGAGGCACCGGTGGACGTGATGAATCGCGGCTACGCGGTAATGCGGCAGATCGCAGACCAGCGCGGCGTGAGGGTGGTCAACATCTCCCGCAAGTCGGCGCTCGACGCTTTCGAGCGCGACACCGTGGAGAATGCGCTCGAGTCGATCAAGCAAGCGCAAGAGCAGACAGTCTAG
- a CDS encoding inositol monophosphatase family protein, with product MSTALSQLALIAERAASVARNATPASVEEKNMQDFVTDMDRGLQMEIATALQQSFPNVEALGEEGIDVDARLPEKAFLIDPLDGTGNWIAGLPFSAVSIAYLEQGRTVMAVVAAIADTDLYTAEFGKGAWRNGNRLQMAGPPPALIALSSGVVDACGGTDTYRALRRFGKLRNLGSQALQLCAVAQRSLALNASVEARLWDDAAGRLIATEAGARYRATLAATETGRPTARQQSLCAHPDVFDAASTILEPVFGSIETE from the coding sequence ATGAGCACAGCACTCTCGCAGCTAGCACTCATCGCCGAACGCGCAGCGTCCGTCGCACGCAATGCAACTCCCGCTTCGGTGGAGGAAAAGAACATGCAGGACTTCGTCACCGATATGGACCGGGGGCTGCAGATGGAGATAGCCACCGCTCTTCAGCAGAGTTTCCCGAATGTTGAAGCGCTGGGTGAAGAGGGGATCGACGTGGATGCGCGTTTACCGGAGAAAGCATTTTTGATTGACCCCCTGGACGGCACCGGTAACTGGATTGCGGGTTTACCATTCTCGGCAGTTTCGATCGCATACCTGGAACAAGGCCGTACGGTGATGGCAGTGGTTGCGGCAATTGCGGACACAGATCTTTATACCGCTGAATTTGGCAAGGGCGCTTGGCGCAATGGCAACCGCCTTCAGATGGCAGGACCGCCGCCGGCGCTCATTGCGCTCTCCAGTGGTGTTGTCGATGCGTGCGGGGGCACCGATACGTATCGCGCGCTGCGGCGCTTCGGCAAGCTTCGAAACCTTGGCTCGCAAGCTCTTCAGCTGTGCGCGGTGGCTCAACGCAGTCTGGCGCTCAACGCTTCAGTGGAAGCGCGGTTATGGGACGATGCCGCGGGCCGCTTGATCGCCACTGAAGCCGGCGCGCGATATCGCGCCACCCTGGCAGCGACGGAGACAGGCCGTCCCACCGCCCGCCAACAGAGCCTCTGCGCGCATCCAGACGTTTTTGACGCAGCTTCAACCATTCTCGAACCGGTCTTTGGTTCGATAGAAACTGAATAG
- a CDS encoding Gfo/Idh/MocA family protein has protein sequence MIRTVLIGLGKMGISHQAIINAHPDIDLVAVCDTSDYVLDMLSKYAKVKTYTDYKKMLVQEKPEAVFIATPSKFHADMVRDALNAGCHVFCEKPFCLDTEDGLQLAALAEQKQLVNQVGYHYRFVATFQEAKRLLDLKVLGKVHHIRAEAYGPVVLRPKGGTWRAQKSEGGGCLYDYASHAIDLVGYLFGNPQSVGGTVLNQLFSRDVEDEVYSTFYFDNGATGQLSVNWSDESFRKMYTKITAWGENGRIDVNRQEIQIYVRDATKAGDGLVEGWNMRYTTDLTQPVWYYLRGEEYSGQIDHFVQAVKSGNRRTTSTFRSAVDVDLTIDAMVRNAADKKNLTSIGAR, from the coding sequence GTGATTCGCACCGTATTGATCGGCTTAGGCAAAATGGGCATTTCCCACCAGGCAATCATCAATGCGCATCCGGACATCGACTTGGTGGCGGTCTGCGACACGTCGGACTATGTGCTGGACATGCTTTCGAAGTACGCGAAGGTGAAAACCTACACGGACTACAAGAAGATGCTGGTGCAGGAGAAGCCGGAGGCCGTGTTCATCGCCACGCCGTCGAAGTTCCACGCGGACATGGTTCGTGATGCGCTGAACGCCGGATGCCACGTGTTCTGCGAGAAGCCATTCTGCCTCGATACGGAGGACGGCTTGCAGTTGGCGGCGCTGGCGGAGCAGAAGCAGCTTGTGAATCAGGTCGGCTATCACTACCGCTTCGTCGCGACATTTCAGGAGGCGAAGCGCCTGCTGGACCTGAAGGTTTTGGGTAAGGTTCACCACATCCGCGCTGAAGCCTATGGGCCAGTGGTACTTAGGCCGAAGGGCGGCACATGGCGGGCACAGAAATCTGAGGGCGGCGGATGCCTGTACGATTACGCCAGCCACGCCATCGATCTCGTCGGGTACCTGTTCGGGAATCCCCAGTCGGTGGGCGGCACGGTCCTGAACCAGCTCTTCTCGCGGGACGTGGAAGATGAAGTCTACAGCACCTTCTACTTCGACAACGGGGCGACGGGACAGCTTTCCGTAAACTGGAGCGACGAGAGCTTCCGAAAGATGTACACCAAGATCACGGCGTGGGGCGAAAACGGCCGCATAGACGTGAACCGGCAGGAGATCCAGATCTACGTTCGTGATGCGACAAAGGCGGGGGATGGGCTAGTGGAAGGGTGGAACATGCGCTACACCACGGACCTGACACAGCCGGTGTGGTATTACCTGCGGGGCGAGGAGTATTCGGGACAGATCGATCATTTTGTGCAGGCGGTGAAGTCGGGCAACCGGCGCACAACCAGCACGTTCCGCAGCGCAGTGGATGTGGATCTTACGATCGACGCAATGGTACGCAACGCGGCGGACAAGAAGAATCTGACCTCGATTGGTGCCCGCTAA